The Oscillatoria acuminata PCC 6304 genomic interval GCCAATTAGTGGCGGGGGTGGCCCATGAAATTAAAAATCCCCTGGGGTTTATTGCCGGCAATATTGATATAGCCACCGAAGCGGTTGATCATTTAATTGAATATTTAGAACTGTATCGATCGCAGTTTCCAAATGGCGGAGAGGAAATTCAACGCAAAGGGGTAGAAATTGATATTGAGTATCTGTTACAAGATTTACCGAAAATGCTGGCTTCTATGAAAGTGGGAACCGATCGCATTTCTAACCTCAGCACTTCCCTGGGAACCTTTTGCCGGTCTGATACCACGGTTAAAGTTTTGGCAGATATTCATGAAGGACTCGATAGCACCTTAATGATTTTACAGCATCGGCTCAAAGCCACTCCGAACCGGAGCAAGATTAAAGTCATTAAAAACTATGGGGAAATTCCTCGGATTCCCTGCTATCTCGGTCAGTTGAATCAAGTGTTTATGAATATTATTGCCAATGCCATTGATGCCTTAGAAGAGGGCTTTGGAAATGCTATTGCACCTCCAGATCTAGCGCCGCAAATTACAATTACTACCCAACTCAGTGCCGATGATCAACAGATTATCATTCAGATTGCCGATAATGGTCAGGGAATGAGTCCGGAAGTTAAATCCCAAATTTTTGATTACTTATTTACCACTAAACCTGTAGGAAAAGGGACGGGTTTAGGGCTATCTATTTCCCTTCAGATTGTTAAAGAAGCTCATAATGGCAATCTGACCTGCTATTCTGAATTAGGAGTAGGAACCGCATTTGAGATCCAGATTCCCCTCGATGACCTCGAAGCGATCGCTGGATGATGGATCGAGTTGGCGATCTAAAGTTTACCCGATTTTATGACCCTTTTCCCGTTAACCAGTAGGTGATCATTTCTCCTTTGCCTCGAATCGAAACCGTTCCCCGTTCGGTTAATAGATAGTTGCTTTTTAATCGCTGGTAGGTCTCGGCAGTGACTTGAATTTGACCCGGTAATCCTTGAGATTCCATTCGTGAGGCAATATTCACCACATCTCCCCAGAGATCATAAATAAACTTCGTAGTCCCAATCACCCCGGCGACGACGGAACCCGTGGCAATTCCGCAGCGAATTTGGAAGGGTTCCCCGGTTTGGGTTTGAAATTGCTTGATCGCCTGCTGCATATCCAATGCCATCTCTGCGATCGCCTCGGCATGATTCTGTTGGGGAATGGGGACGCCACCGACCACCATATAGGAATCTCCAATGGTTTTAATTTTTTCTAATCCATGTTGGGTGGCGAGTTCATCAAATTCGGAAAAAATTTGATTGAGTAAAGCGACTAATTCGGATGCGGACATTTTAGCAGACAGAGGCGTGAATCCCACAATGTCCGCAAATAAAATACTGGCTTCATCAAAATGTTCGGCGATCGCAGTGGAGCTTTCTTTTAACTGCTCTGCGATCGCCTTCGGTAAAATATTCAGCAATAATCGCTCCGATTTCTCCCGTTCTAACCTCAACAAGGCATTCTGTTCTTCTAATTCTTGTTGCAATCGACAAATTTTTAAATGATTCTCAACCCGGGCTAAAACCTCTTCAAATTGAAATGGTTTTGTGATATAATCAACGGCCCCTACTTTGAATGCCTTGACTTTATCTAATACATCATCCAGGGCACTTAAAAAAATTACTGGAATATCCCGAGTTTGTTCCTCTAATTTTAATTTTTCACAGACCTCATATCCATTGATATCTGGCATATTAATATCCAGCAAAATTAGGTCGGGTGGGGATGCCTGCACCCCCATTAAGGCCATTTGACCGTTCAAGGCTTTACGCACCTTATATCCAGAATCGGTCAACATTTTGGAAAGTAAATTTACATTGTCTAGGGTATCATCGACCACTAAAATTTTGCGGTTGGGTTCCTGAATAGGTTCGCTAGTCATTAGTCTGGATTAACTCAATAATTTTATCAAATCGCAGTTGAGTCACCAAATTGGTGAGGGTAGTTGCTAAGGCTTTATAGCCGTCAGGAATTTGGGTAATTAAGTCGGCGATCGCCTCCTCATTCAATTCACTAGACGCTTGATAGAGTTGGGTTTTCCACTCCGGCGACATTCCCTGTAAACATTCCGTTACCGTCAAACAGTCTCCTGGAACTGAGAGAGAGTGACTACTCACATCCGGACCAGGAATTTCTTCATAAACATAACGCACCCCTAAATGTTCAGCCATTTTTTGAAAAATTACGTCCTCGCGAAACGGCTTACTGGCAAAATCATCACATCCTGCCTCCAAAACCATTGCCCGATTTTCTTCAAATGCGCTGGCCGTTAACCCAATAATAACCGGAATTGGCCCATTAGTCATCCGTTTAATTTGTCGGGTAGCTGCATAACCATCCATCACTGGCATTTGCATATCCATCCAAATCAGATGGGGTTGCCAATTGCGCCACATCGTCACCCCATCTTCCCCATTCACCGCTTCACGCACTTCAAACCCCAGGGGTGACAGCAGATTCCGCAGTAACAGACGGCTTTCCCATTTATCCTCAACCACCAGAATTCGATAGGTGGGTTGATTCGCCGCTAACCCAATCACGCGCTGACGGGGGACCTCAGTTCCCGGAGTCAGTGCGTCTGCGGGACTAAATTTGATATTAAACTTAAAAATTGTGCCTTTTTCTAGGGTAGAACTGACGGTGATTTTACCTCCCATTAATTCCACAAACTGACGACTAATCGGCAGTCCCAGACCCGTACCAGATTGCGAATTACGACCTGTTTCTGTTTGCACAAAGGGGTCAAATAAGGTATCCAGTTCTTCCCCCCTAATCCCCGGTCCAGTATCTTCAATTTCACAGCTTAAATAAAGAAAGAACTGTTTCTCAAATTCTTCTGTGAAAAATGACTTAATTTCGCTTTTAACTCGCACGGTGATTCCCCCTTTTTCGGTGAATTTAATAGCATTTCCCAGGAGGTTAATAAAAACTTGCCGCAATTTACTTTCATCGGTTTTGATGAACGGGGGCAGATTGGGCGTGCGTTCCAAGATAAGCTGTAAGCCTTTGGATTCAGCTTTAAGCCGGAACATTTCTTCGAGGGAGGTTAACAGCCGATACAGGTCAAAGCTGGTTTCATTTAAGGAAATTCGACCCGCTTCAATTTTGGACATTTCTAAGACATCATTAATCAAACTCAGCAAATGTTCCCCCGCCCGAGAGATAATACCGAGATAGTCTTGTTGTTGGGATTGGAGGGTATGGTCCCGGTTGAGAATTTGGGTAAACCCGAGAATAGCATTCAATGGCGTTCGCAATTCATGGCTCATTTTCGAGAGGAATTCGCTTTTCGCTTTGCTGGCAGCCTCCGCCGCTTTCATTGCTTCTTGGAGGGCTAATTCGACTCGCTTGCGTTCCGTAATTTCAAAAACAATACCATACCAGATAATCTCTCCATTTTCCTGTTTTTCTGGCGTGGAATTTGCTTGTAACCAGTTGATTTTCCCCGATCGGTTGATAACCCTTCCTTCCCAGTTCCAAGGTTGTAAGGTTTTAGCCGATTCTTCCACCGTGTCATAAAACCGCTGTAAATCATCGGGATAGATGGTATCAATAATTAAATGAGCATCATCCACAATAGCCTGGGACTCCCGGTTATATATCATTTTACATCCTTCACTGACAAATGAAAATTTCATGGTGCCATCAGCTTGTAGATGAAATTGATAGACCATACCTGGGATATTTGCGGTAATTTTTTGCAATTTGGCTTCACTTTGAAGCAAGGCTTCTTCCGCCTGTTTGCGTTTAGTAATATCGCTGACTGTCCCGGTTGTCCCGATCAGGTTTCCATCCAAATCTCGGATGAGAATTACATTGCAAAGAAAATTAATCGGATTTCCGGTTTTACTGAGATGAACGGTTTCATATTGAAACAATGACCCGGTTTTTAAAACTTCTTGAAAAACTTCGATATCTTTGGCAGCTTGTTCGGGAGACTGAAAATCTGTGAAGGGACGACCAATCACTTCTTCCGGTTCATAGCCATGAATTTGTTTGACCGCTTGGTTGACAAAGGTAAAATAACCGGATTGGTCTGTGGAAAAGATGATGTCCTGAGAGGTTTCCACTAAATGGCGATATTTTCGTTCACTTTCAGCCAGGGATTCTTCCGCCAACTTGCGATCGGTGACATCAAAAATGACCCCGCTTAGATACATGATTTCTTCAGTTTCTCCCCGAATAGCTTGGCCTTTTTCATACATCCAACGGGTACTCCCGTCGGCATGAATAATTCGATATTCTACAATAAAAGGCTGGTTGCTAGTAGTGGCTTGGAGGATGATAAATTCGCATCGTTCTCGGTCTTCA includes:
- a CDS encoding hybrid sensor histidine kinase/response regulator, whose amino-acid sequence is MTPDKIGLVLVIDDSSTNLELLYDILTEVGYDVLLAKQGKKGIEVAKNHPVDLILLDIIMPELDGFQTCKLLQTEPTTHDIPIIFMTGVSDNLEKAKGLGLGAVDYITKPFYKEEILARIKIHIKLCRLTRELIHEKQSLEQRVEERTAELSQILAELQKTQLQLVRGEKLSSIGQLVAGVAHEIKNPLGFIAGNIDIATEAVDHLIEYLELYRSQFPNGGEEIQRKGVEIDIEYLLQDLPKMLASMKVGTDRISNLSTSLGTFCRSDTTVKVLADIHEGLDSTLMILQHRLKATPNRSKIKVIKNYGEIPRIPCYLGQLNQVFMNIIANAIDALEEGFGNAIAPPDLAPQITITTQLSADDQQIIIQIADNGQGMSPEVKSQIFDYLFTTKPVGKGTGLGLSISLQIVKEAHNGNLTCYSELGVGTAFEIQIPLDDLEAIAG
- a CDS encoding adenylate/guanylate cyclase domain-containing protein, whose product is MTSEPIQEPNRKILVVDDTLDNVNLLSKMLTDSGYKVRKALNGQMALMGVQASPPDLILLDINMPDINGYEVCEKLKLEEQTRDIPVIFLSALDDVLDKVKAFKVGAVDYITKPFQFEEVLARVENHLKICRLQQELEEQNALLRLEREKSERLLLNILPKAIAEQLKESSTAIAEHFDEASILFADIVGFTPLSAKMSASELVALLNQIFSEFDELATQHGLEKIKTIGDSYMVVGGVPIPQQNHAEAIAEMALDMQQAIKQFQTQTGEPFQIRCGIATGSVVAGVIGTTKFIYDLWGDVVNIASRMESQGLPGQIQVTAETYQRLKSNYLLTERGTVSIRGKGEMITYWLTGKGS